In one Achromobacter spanius genomic region, the following are encoded:
- a CDS encoding filamentous haemagglutinin family protein, translating to MPYGGTVDGVTYQYAGQNIVLTGAGAATIGGELSSGIQLAGEEVRVGSNAMLDLSGGGQLLGAAFVTGRGGSTDARFNPLVQINAKGAGFTLPGLASNPVYALVPGMQAPVAPTTPDGRQHSPQIGQQVTVGSGVPGLPAGTYTLMPSTYALMPGAFRVEVNGLAAGVPASGAIPLRNGSWSIAGNVGTAGTNLATAAPKQLLITSGDVLRQYSQYNEMDYAAFVQADGVRRGVPRAMLPADARTLRAYLAGGAQGQAFSFAGQVDFSAATAGYGGTFAVSSSDTKAGHLEVTAPGAGRSAGFEGLSLDSGQLSALGAPRLVLGAVPYVDYTNNSNTVDFGYARTHFLSVALREGASLSAAEVFLVTSGLTTGITVERGASINTIGRGKAPFDSTAGYTYGASASSFLALSNGWINMLPPTADQEPKGAGPIRIGVCGVTCAGESLLYTEGTLAAVTNKTFDLGSAASYGARYLTLAVGAINAGSEQALAAAAARGALGAGLSLDQTLLNRLMAGDQRFGAPALEMLNLAVSDSFNFFETVTLDTTDPATGKSRLQTLALTAPAIYGYGQAGDVATLRAGNLIWNGSVTPPVGVIDNGAGTGSGTLNIQAERIEFGYGPYTQPLGELDNARLALGFANVNLSASDRITANHQGSLAVYQSRGAFDTASGWGYSGGTLNMEAPLLTGESGSINRIKAGTAINFSSPLAVASVPQGLGMGAELALDAGALNINGRITLPTGKLSAIADNALILGPGAHLDVAGRPVPFDDITKYSWGGDVSLHSRQGDITQAAGSIIDVSAQYNRAGRLTAVALADDAGRVDLQGRILGMASGRYDAGGTLVPYAFGEVDIRAQQVDFAALNQRLNEGQVFGGRSLQLKRGNLAIGDEVRARNVNISVDAGSLTVTGRIDASGDGAGSIRLAARDGLRLASTAALDAHSTTLRVDSYGKIIDAPNRAIVELNSGNGLLRMDAGAVIDLRAGTGAPRNDGLPRGTLALNAPRLGGATGGDINIDARGPLDIRGARSIAVNGVWVYTDATPGTETTADGKPYQVIDQAYLNRLHDDSVDFIDRARSNSNLVNGKLAGLLAYGDALHLRPGVEIRSATADGNLVVQGDLDLSGFRYASLNPHTPLRPGVYGSGEVGNLVIRAGGDLQIHGSINDGFAPPPEVKQDLNGWRLLPGRDFTGGDMITPHAGVVLAAGTAFPVGAILNYDLMLQGGMLAENSVLPVTAPLARELILPAGTVLSAPIFNPDGTVAHAAGTVLHQALTLPPGMALAAGTRLSSSAFLGAVTWPAGIPLPANANLAAAVTLPRGALIPSGTNVMLEPGVEYVDLRPRVDGAQGQVWAVAPMLPEGSQSWSMRLAGGADLGAADTRITQYATKVGLQRGDLVLADSHYGMYGFDGPGNFVWTQLVADDLGMPELVGQVIEDDFTRDMFGYPSAGALCADLPEYCASSGANNYIPAPATPRFSVLRTGTGDLDLLAGGSLRMQSLYGVYTAGTSSTGTYAGDPYNQPRLINSDDTVLRDPSKGFEAFVDGGPQSVYRAWYPDGGGNVTLRAGVSLTGDLMTASVASYGRPLTRSTGYSSDLVGNWLWRQGSGDAAIGQAQPTAWWLNFGTYTSSAPDQADELRGFTGFGTLGGGNLDIDVRGDAGIITSHPISYQERQINPRSQALTLAVASTGRVMADGTLALTGGGDLILRVGGSLNPALPSFYEAPGAVTNLRGQTLLQAASMGRMDPIYNLRAARDTRALDRFQASTYEPAGALTLTPGDSAFQVQSLGALVIQTARDPGRVLLPVSMPYTQADGTLGVYGSDSWFSLWTPNTAIDLFSAGGDVAPAFRAGIDNDGIVIYPSQFSAVAAHGDIRYDNPVALAPGALSRLDLLAGQSIYGGDAPFGRTSADPGALASIDRPAFAGKVKAAQSSSIIWGPTTLSPDGAYRDNVLFAFGSLTAATSDVMAPSRFYARDGDLVGVSSGRHIRLANIGNVLTGTDWYAAGGPVRMIAGRDIVGSGSPLGATDSLSGPIPYQYTDNLFVHGDANDVSVVQAGRDILYGSFTVAGPGTLEISAGRNILMEDKAAVVSLGPVVTGDTRPGASIVLQAGLGAQGGDYAGLLRHYLDGGVADPGLPLTDQGKPFKTYEAELLLWLTQAYGFAGSMDDARAFFDALPPAQQRVFARQVYFAELRAGGREFNDRSSPREGSYLRGRQAIAALFPSLSTTGQTQRYEGSITLYGGAGLQTRSGGNVQVLTPGGAQVYGVEGAAPPATAGVLTQGSGDIQLYAQDSILLGQSRVMTTFGGDILAWSAQGDINAGRGSKTTVVYTPPRRLYDSVGNITLSSAAPSSGAGIATLAPLAEVPAGDVDLYAPLGTIDAGEAGIRVSGNVNIAAQSVLNAANIKTQGDSVGIPLAATVNTGALTSASTAATSAVNAAQESVQRNQDRARQGQPSIINVQILGFGEEPLSGAAPPLQRDSRSDNASAYRPNNMVQVVGNGALTSAQLEKLSPEERTAFGL from the coding sequence ATGCCCTACGGCGGCACCGTCGACGGCGTGACCTATCAATACGCCGGGCAGAACATCGTGTTGACCGGCGCAGGCGCCGCCACGATCGGCGGCGAATTAAGCAGCGGTATCCAGCTGGCGGGCGAAGAGGTTCGGGTAGGCAGCAACGCTATGCTCGACCTGTCCGGCGGTGGTCAATTGCTGGGGGCCGCTTTCGTGACGGGCCGGGGAGGTTCCACCGACGCCCGATTCAACCCGCTGGTGCAGATCAATGCCAAGGGTGCTGGCTTCACCCTGCCGGGCCTGGCAAGCAACCCGGTCTACGCGCTGGTGCCCGGCATGCAGGCGCCCGTGGCCCCCACCACGCCCGACGGGCGCCAGCATTCGCCGCAGATCGGTCAGCAAGTCACGGTGGGGAGCGGCGTGCCCGGCCTGCCCGCCGGCACCTATACGCTGATGCCATCCACCTATGCCCTGATGCCGGGCGCGTTCCGCGTGGAAGTCAACGGCCTGGCGGCGGGCGTGCCCGCTTCAGGCGCGATACCGCTGCGCAACGGCTCCTGGTCCATTGCGGGCAACGTCGGCACGGCCGGCACAAACCTCGCCACGGCGGCGCCCAAGCAGTTGTTGATCACGTCCGGCGACGTCCTGCGCCAGTACTCGCAATACAACGAGATGGACTACGCAGCCTTCGTGCAGGCCGACGGCGTGCGCCGCGGCGTTCCGCGCGCCATGCTGCCCGCCGACGCGCGCACATTGCGGGCTTATCTGGCGGGCGGCGCCCAGGGCCAGGCCTTTTCGTTCGCGGGCCAGGTCGACTTTTCCGCCGCCACAGCCGGCTACGGCGGCACGTTCGCCGTCTCGTCCAGCGATACCAAGGCGGGGCATCTAGAGGTCACCGCCCCGGGCGCGGGGCGCAGCGCAGGCTTCGAGGGCTTATCCCTGGATTCCGGCCAGCTCAGCGCGCTTGGCGCGCCCCGCCTGGTGCTGGGCGCCGTCCCCTATGTGGACTACACCAACAACAGCAACACCGTCGACTTCGGCTACGCCCGCACGCACTTCTTATCCGTGGCGCTGCGCGAGGGCGCGTCGCTCTCAGCGGCCGAAGTCTTCCTGGTGACCAGCGGTCTGACCACCGGCATCACCGTTGAACGGGGGGCATCCATCAACACCATCGGTCGCGGCAAGGCGCCTTTTGATTCCACTGCCGGCTACACCTATGGGGCATCCGCCAGCAGTTTCCTGGCCCTGTCCAACGGTTGGATCAACATGCTTCCGCCCACCGCGGACCAGGAACCCAAAGGCGCCGGCCCTATCCGCATCGGCGTGTGCGGTGTTACCTGCGCCGGTGAATCCCTGCTGTACACCGAGGGCACGCTGGCCGCCGTCACCAACAAGACCTTCGACCTGGGCAGCGCCGCCAGCTACGGCGCGCGCTACCTGACGCTGGCGGTAGGCGCCATCAACGCCGGCAGCGAACAGGCCCTGGCGGCGGCAGCCGCGCGCGGCGCGCTTGGCGCAGGGCTTAGCCTGGACCAGACGCTGCTGAATCGCCTGATGGCGGGCGACCAGCGCTTTGGCGCGCCGGCGCTTGAGATGCTGAACCTGGCCGTCAGCGACTCGTTCAACTTCTTCGAAACCGTCACGCTGGACACGACCGATCCCGCCACCGGCAAGTCGCGCCTGCAAACGCTGGCGCTGACGGCCCCGGCCATCTACGGCTATGGCCAAGCGGGCGACGTGGCCACGCTGCGCGCGGGCAACCTGATCTGGAACGGATCGGTCACGCCGCCCGTCGGCGTAATCGATAACGGGGCGGGCACCGGCAGCGGCACGCTGAATATCCAGGCCGAGCGCATCGAATTCGGCTATGGCCCCTACACTCAGCCGCTGGGCGAACTGGACAATGCCCGTCTGGCCTTGGGTTTTGCCAACGTCAACCTGAGCGCCAGCGACCGCATCACCGCCAATCATCAAGGCAGCCTGGCCGTGTACCAGTCCCGGGGCGCTTTCGATACCGCCTCCGGTTGGGGCTACAGCGGTGGCACATTGAACATGGAGGCTCCCCTTCTGACGGGTGAATCCGGTTCCATCAACCGAATCAAGGCCGGCACCGCGATCAACTTCAGCAGTCCGCTGGCAGTGGCATCCGTTCCCCAGGGGCTCGGGATGGGCGCGGAACTGGCGCTGGACGCCGGCGCGCTGAACATCAACGGCCGCATCACCCTGCCCACGGGCAAGCTGAGCGCAATCGCGGACAACGCCTTGATCCTGGGGCCCGGCGCGCATCTGGACGTAGCTGGCCGGCCCGTGCCATTCGACGACATCACAAAATACAGCTGGGGAGGCGACGTCAGCCTCCACAGCCGGCAAGGCGACATCACGCAAGCGGCGGGCAGCATCATCGATGTCTCCGCCCAATACAACCGCGCCGGGCGCCTGACCGCCGTGGCGCTGGCCGACGACGCTGGCCGCGTGGACCTGCAAGGCCGCATTCTGGGCATGGCTTCGGGCAGGTATGACGCGGGCGGCACCCTGGTCCCCTACGCCTTTGGCGAAGTGGATATCCGAGCGCAGCAAGTGGACTTCGCGGCGCTGAACCAACGCCTGAACGAGGGCCAGGTCTTCGGCGGGCGCAGCCTTCAGCTCAAGCGCGGCAACCTTGCCATCGGCGACGAGGTACGTGCCCGAAATGTGAATATCTCGGTCGATGCCGGCAGCCTGACCGTGACCGGCCGCATTGACGCCAGTGGCGACGGTGCCGGCAGCATCCGGCTGGCGGCGCGCGATGGCCTGCGCCTGGCGTCCACCGCCGCACTGGATGCGCACAGCACAACACTGCGCGTGGACAGCTACGGCAAGATCATTGACGCACCCAACCGCGCCATCGTGGAACTGAATTCGGGCAATGGCCTGTTGCGAATGGACGCAGGCGCGGTCATCGATTTGCGCGCCGGCACGGGCGCGCCCCGCAACGACGGCCTGCCGCGAGGCACGCTGGCGCTGAATGCGCCGCGTCTGGGCGGCGCGACCGGCGGCGACATCAACATCGATGCGCGCGGGCCGCTGGACATCCGCGGCGCGCGCAGCATCGCGGTCAACGGGGTCTGGGTCTATACGGACGCAACACCCGGGACCGAAACCACGGCGGACGGCAAGCCCTACCAGGTCATCGACCAGGCCTACCTGAATCGCCTGCACGACGACAGCGTCGACTTCATTGACCGGGCTCGGTCCAACAGCAACCTGGTCAACGGCAAGCTGGCCGGCCTGCTCGCCTATGGCGACGCCCTGCACCTGCGCCCCGGCGTCGAGATCCGCAGCGCCACCGCGGACGGCAACCTGGTGGTGCAAGGCGATCTGGACCTGTCCGGCTTCCGCTATGCCAGCCTGAACCCGCATACGCCGCTGCGACCGGGCGTCTACGGCTCGGGGGAAGTGGGCAATCTGGTCATCCGCGCAGGCGGCGACTTGCAGATCCACGGCAGCATCAACGACGGCTTCGCCCCGCCTCCTGAGGTCAAGCAGGACTTGAACGGCTGGCGCCTGCTGCCGGGCCGGGACTTCACTGGCGGCGACATGATCACGCCCCATGCCGGCGTGGTGCTGGCCGCCGGTACTGCGTTCCCGGTCGGCGCCATACTGAATTACGACTTGATGCTGCAAGGCGGCATGCTTGCCGAAAATTCCGTATTGCCCGTTACTGCCCCCTTGGCCCGGGAGTTGATACTTCCCGCGGGCACGGTGCTATCGGCGCCCATCTTCAACCCGGACGGCACGGTGGCGCACGCAGCCGGCACCGTGCTGCACCAAGCGTTGACACTGCCCCCCGGCATGGCCCTGGCGGCAGGCACGCGCTTATCAAGTAGCGCCTTCCTTGGCGCCGTCACCTGGCCTGCCGGCATTCCCCTGCCCGCCAACGCGAACCTGGCCGCCGCGGTCACCCTGCCGCGCGGCGCGCTGATCCCGTCGGGCACGAACGTGATGCTGGAACCCGGGGTGGAATACGTGGATCTGCGCCCGCGCGTCGACGGCGCCCAGGGCCAGGTGTGGGCCGTGGCGCCCATGCTGCCTGAAGGTTCGCAATCGTGGTCTATGCGGCTTGCGGGCGGCGCTGATCTGGGCGCGGCCGATACACGCATCACGCAGTACGCCACGAAGGTCGGGCTTCAGCGTGGGGACCTGGTGCTGGCCGACAGCCACTACGGCATGTATGGCTTTGATGGCCCCGGCAACTTCGTCTGGACGCAGTTGGTCGCCGACGACCTCGGCATGCCGGAGTTGGTGGGGCAGGTCATCGAGGACGATTTCACCCGCGACATGTTCGGCTATCCGAGTGCCGGCGCCCTGTGCGCCGACCTCCCCGAGTACTGCGCCTCAAGCGGCGCGAACAACTACATCCCCGCGCCCGCCACCCCGCGCTTCAGCGTGTTGCGTACCGGCACCGGCGACCTGGATCTGCTGGCGGGCGGCAGCTTGCGCATGCAGTCGCTGTATGGCGTCTACACCGCGGGCACGTCATCCACGGGCACCTACGCGGGCGACCCCTACAACCAGCCGCGCCTGATCAATTCCGACGACACGGTGCTGCGCGACCCGAGCAAGGGCTTTGAAGCCTTTGTGGACGGCGGTCCGCAAAGCGTCTACCGCGCCTGGTATCCGGATGGCGGTGGCAACGTGACGCTGCGTGCCGGCGTCAGCCTGACCGGCGATCTGATGACGGCATCCGTGGCTTCGTACGGGCGGCCATTGACCCGCTCGACCGGCTACTCCTCCGACCTGGTCGGAAACTGGCTGTGGCGCCAGGGCAGCGGCGACGCGGCGATAGGCCAGGCACAGCCCACCGCATGGTGGCTGAACTTCGGCACCTATACCTCCAGCGCGCCAGACCAAGCCGATGAATTGCGCGGCTTCACCGGCTTCGGCACACTGGGCGGCGGCAACCTGGACATCGACGTGCGCGGCGACGCCGGCATCATCACTTCGCACCCCATCAGTTACCAGGAACGCCAGATCAACCCGCGCAGCCAGGCCTTGACGCTGGCCGTGGCCAGCACGGGCCGCGTGATGGCCGACGGCACATTGGCGCTGACCGGTGGCGGCGACCTCATCCTGCGGGTCGGCGGCAGCTTGAACCCTGCGCTGCCCAGCTTCTATGAAGCCCCGGGCGCGGTCACCAACCTGCGCGGCCAGACGCTGCTGCAAGCCGCCTCGATGGGCCGGATGGACCCGATCTACAACCTTCGGGCGGCACGCGACACGCGCGCGCTGGACCGCTTCCAGGCCAGCACCTACGAGCCCGCGGGGGCATTGACGCTGACGCCGGGAGACAGCGCTTTCCAGGTGCAAAGCTTGGGCGCCCTCGTCATCCAGACCGCCAGGGACCCCGGCCGCGTCCTCCTGCCCGTGTCCATGCCGTACACACAGGCCGATGGCACGCTGGGCGTTTACGGATCCGACAGTTGGTTTTCGCTATGGACGCCCAATACCGCCATCGATCTGTTCAGCGCGGGCGGCGACGTGGCGCCGGCATTCAGGGCCGGCATCGACAACGATGGCATCGTCATCTACCCCTCGCAGTTCTCAGCAGTCGCCGCTCATGGAGATATCCGGTACGACAATCCGGTCGCCCTCGCGCCCGGCGCCCTGTCCCGCCTGGACCTGCTGGCCGGTCAATCCATTTATGGTGGCGACGCCCCCTTTGGACGCACCAGCGCCGATCCCGGCGCGTTGGCATCCATCGACCGGCCGGCCTTTGCCGGAAAGGTAAAGGCCGCCCAAAGCAGCAGCATCATCTGGGGCCCCACCACCCTATCGCCCGACGGCGCCTATCGGGACAACGTACTGTTCGCCTTCGGGTCGTTGACGGCCGCCACGTCGGACGTCATGGCGCCCTCGCGCTTTTATGCCAGGGACGGCGACCTTGTCGGCGTCAGTAGCGGCCGGCATATCCGGCTGGCGAACATCGGCAATGTCCTGACCGGCACCGACTGGTACGCCGCGGGCGGCCCAGTGCGCATGATCGCCGGCCGGGACATCGTCGGCAGCGGCAGCCCGCTGGGGGCAACCGATTCGCTATCCGGTCCGATCCCGTATCAATACACCGACAATCTTTTCGTGCATGGCGATGCGAACGACGTGTCCGTGGTGCAAGCCGGCCGCGACATCCTTTACGGCAGCTTCACCGTGGCCGGCCCTGGCACGCTGGAAATCAGCGCGGGCCGCAACATCCTGATGGAAGACAAGGCGGCGGTCGTCAGCCTGGGCCCTGTCGTGACCGGCGATACCCGTCCAGGCGCCAGCATCGTGCTGCAAGCGGGGCTCGGTGCGCAGGGCGGCGACTACGCCGGCTTGCTACGTCACTACCTCGATGGGGGCGTCGCCGATCCCGGCCTGCCGCTGACCGACCAAGGCAAGCCGTTCAAGACCTATGAAGCCGAACTGCTGCTTTGGCTGACGCAGGCCTATGGATTTGCCGGCAGCATGGATGACGCCCGCGCCTTTTTCGATGCGCTGCCGCCAGCGCAGCAGCGCGTGTTCGCGCGTCAGGTCTACTTCGCCGAACTCCGTGCCGGCGGCCGCGAATTCAACGACCGGAGCAGCCCGCGCGAAGGCAGCTATTTGCGCGGCCGGCAAGCCATTGCCGCGCTGTTCCCGTCCCTGAGCACGACGGGGCAGACGCAACGCTACGAAGGCAGCATCACCCTGTACGGGGGCGCCGGCCTGCAAACCCGCAGCGGCGGCAACGTCCAGGTTCTGACGCCCGGCGGTGCGCAGGTCTACGGCGTGGAAGGCGCGGCGCCGCCCGCCACCGCGGGCGTGCTGACCCAAGGTAGCGGCGACATCCAGCTGTATGCGCAGGACAGCATTCTGCTGGGACAAAGCCGAGTCATGACGACTTTCGGCGGTGACATCCTGGCCTGGTCCGCGCAAGGCGACATCAACGCGGGACGCGGTTCCAAGACCACGGTGGTCTACACCCCGCCCCGCCGGCTATACGACAGCGTAGGCAACATCACGCTGTCTTCCGCCGCGCCGTCCAGCGGCGCCGGCATTGCCACCCTGGCGCCGTTGGCGGAAGTGCCCGCCGGCGACGTGGATCTGTACGCACCGTTGGGCACCATTGATGCGGGGGAAGCGGGCATCCGCGTGTCGGGCAACGTCAACATTGCCGCGCAATCCGTGCTGAACGCCGCCAACATCAAGACGCAAGGAGACAGCGTCGGCATCCCGCTCGCCGCTACCGTCAACACCGGCGCACTTACGTCAGCCAGCACGGCGGCAACCTCGGCGGTCAACGCCGCCCAGGAATCCGTGCAACGCAACCAGGACCGCGCGCGTCAAGGCCAACCCTCCATCATCAACGTGCAGATCCTGGGCTTTGGAGAGGAGCCGCTATCTGGCGCCGCACCGCCGCTCCAGCGTGACAGCCGATCCGATAACGCCTCGGCATATCGACCGAACAATATGGTGCAGGTCGTCGGCAACGGAGCACTTACGTCGGCGCAACTCGAAAAGTTGAGCCCTGAGGAGAGGACCGCGTTTGGACTGTAG